Proteins encoded in a region of the Raphanus sativus cultivar WK10039 chromosome 8, ASM80110v3, whole genome shotgun sequence genome:
- the LOC130498703 gene encoding transcription factor bHLH167-like has product MERETGREVGEGSSMSSREQRNLREQERRMRMKHLYNILSSLVSPTHRLSVPQLIEQATSYMIQLKEKVNYLREKKMTLLEEMGKHSEGSSSSLLPKLSIYSRDSTIQMNLIMDLNMKRVTLHQLIRVFEEEGAQVMNANIQKLNDRMVIYTIIAQAIIARIGIDPSSIEERVRNIIF; this is encoded by the exons ATGGAGAGGGAGACCGGAAGAgaagtaggagaaggaagcTCAATGTCGTCGAGGGAACAACGAAACCTCAGAGAGCAAGAGCGACGAATGCGCATGAAACATCTCTACAATATACTCTCTTCTCTTGTTTCTCCCACTCATAGG TTATCGGTCCCTCAACTTATAGAACAAGCGACATCATACATGATCCAATTGAAAGAGAAGGTAAATTATTTGAGGGAGAAGAAAATGACTTTGTTAGAAGAAATGGGGAAACACTCTGAAGGGTCATCGTCGTCTCTTCTGCCGAAACTCAGTATTTATTCGCGGGATTCAACCATACAAATGAACCTGATTATGGATCTCAACATGAAAAGAGTGACGCTGCACCAGCTTATACGTGTTTTTGAGGAAGAAGGAGCTCAAGTTATGAATGCTAATATTCAGAAATTGAATGATAGGATGGTCATATATACAATCATTGCTCAG GCTATCATAGCTCGCATCGGCATTGATCCATCAAGTATAGAAGAGAGAGTTAGGAATATCATCTTCTGA